A region from the Eulemur rufifrons isolate Redbay chromosome 21, OSU_ERuf_1, whole genome shotgun sequence genome encodes:
- the BRI3BP gene encoding BRI3-binding protein: MGARFSPGARARAGLLPPLLLLLLLGLLAPGAQGARGRGGTEKNSYRRTVNTFSQSVSSLFGEDNVRAAQKFLTRLTERFVLGVDMFVETLWKVWTELLDVLGVDVSNLSQYFSPASVASSPARALLLVGVVLLAYWLLSLTLGFTFSVLHVVFGRFFWIVRVILFSMSCVYILHKYEGEPENAVLPLCFVVAVYFMTGPMGFYWRSSPSNPSVEEKLEHLENQVRLLNIRLNRVLEGLDRSKDK, translated from the exons ATGGGCGCACGCTTCTCGCCGGGGGCCCGGGCTCGGGCCGGGCTcctgccgccgctgctgctgctgctgctgctcggGCTGCTGGCCCCGGGCGCGCAGGGGGCGCGGGGCCGCGGCGGCACCGAGAAGAACAGCTACCGCCGCACGGTCAACACCTTCTCGCAGAGCGTCAGCAGCCTGTTCGGCGAGGACAACGTGCGCGCCGCTCAGAAG TTCTTGACCAGGCTGACCGAGAGGTTCGTGCTGGGAGTGGATATGTTCGTGGAGACGCTGTGGAAAGTGTGGACGGAGCTCTTGGATGTTCTTGGAGTTGACG TCTCCAACCTGTCCCAGTATTTCAGCCCAGCCTCGGTGGCCAGCAGCCCGGCCCGCGCCCTCCTGCTGGTCGGCGTCGTCCTCCTGGCCTACTGGCTCTTGTCTCTGACTCTGGGCTTCACCTTCAGCGTCCTGCACGTGGTGTTCGGCCGCTTCTTCTGGATTGTGCGGGTCATCCTGTTTTCCATGTCCTGCGTGTACATCCTGCACAAGTACGAGGGCGAGCCGGAGAACGCCGTGCTGCCCCTGTGCTTCGTGGTGGCCGTCTACTTCATGACGGGGCCCATGGGCTTCTACTGGCGCAGCTCCCCCAGCAACCCCAGCGTGGAGGAGAAGCTGGAACACCTGGAGAACCAGGTCAGACTGCTCAACATCCGCCTCAACAGGGTGCTCGAGGGCCTCGACCGCTCCAAGGACAAGTGA